A single region of the Malaclemys terrapin pileata isolate rMalTer1 chromosome 2, rMalTer1.hap1, whole genome shotgun sequence genome encodes:
- the PDIA4 gene encoding protein disulfide-isomerase A4: MNVSKVCLLVLLLGLAQLAILASCQEEEQGGESITKEDDDDDDDDDDNDDDDDEDDDSEVKEENGVLVLNDANFDTFTADKDTVLLEFYAPWCGHCKQFAPEYEKIAKTLKENDPPIPVAKIDATAATAVAGRFDVSGYPTIKILKKGQTVDYDGSRTEDAIVAKVKEVSDPNWTPPPEATLVLTQDNFDEVVNDADIMLVEFYAPWCGHCKRLAPEYEKAAQELSKRTPPIPLAKVDAIAETDLAKKFDVSGYPTLKIFRKGKPFDYNGPREKYGIVDYMIDQAGPPSKQIQATKQVQEFLKDGDDVIIIGIFNGEMDKAYQLYQDAANGLREDYKFHHTFSSEIAKFLKVTPGKLVVMQPEKFQSKHEPKMNVLDLKDSTDGSKIKDHVAKHALPLVGHRKTSNDAKRYAKRPLVVVYYTVDFSFDYRVATQYWRSKVLEVAKDFPEYTFAISDEEDYSSEIKDLGLIDSGEDVNAAILDEGGKKYAMEPEEFDSDVLREFILAFKKGKLKPIVKSQPVPKNNKGPVKIVVGKTFDAIVMDPKTDVLIEFYAPWCGHCKQLEPVYAELAKKYKNQKNLVIAKMDATANDVTNDHYKVEGFPTIYFAPGNNKKNPIKFEGGNRDLEHLSKFVEEHATKLTRTKEEL, from the exons ATGAATGTCAGTAAAGTCTGCCTGTTAGTGCTCCTCCTGGGGCTGGCTCAGCTTGCTATATTAGCAAGCTGCCAAGAAGAAGAACAaggtggag AATCTATTACAAAAGAGGATGATGatgacgatgatgatgatgacgacaaTGACGATGATGACGATGAGGATGATGATTCTGAAGTTAAAGAAGAAAATGGTGTTTTAGTTCTGAATGATGCAAACTTCGATACCTTTACTGCAGACAAAGACACCGTGCTGTTGGAGTTCTATGCACCATG GTGCGGGCACTGCAAGCAGTTTGCTCCAGAATATGAAAAGATAGCCAAAACTCTGAAGGAAAATGATCCTCCCATTCCAGTTGCCAAAATAGATGCTACTGCAGCCACTGCTGTGGCAGGTCGTTTTGATGTTAGCGGCTATCCAACCATCAAAATTCTGAAGAAGGGGCAGACAGTTGATTATGATGGATCCCGAACAGAAGATG CAATTGTGGCTAAAGTTAAAGAAGTTTCTGATCCAAATTGGACCCCTCCTCCAGAAGCTACACTGGTGTTGACCCAAGATAACTTTGATGAAGTAGTGAATGATGCTGACATAATGCTGGTGGAGTTCTATGCCCCATG gtGTGGACATTGCAAAAGGCTCGCTCCAGAGTATGAGAAAGCTGCCCAGGAACTCAGCAAACGCACCCCCCCAATTCCCCTAGCTAAAGTGGATGCCATTGCTGAAACAGATCTCGCAAAGAAGTTTGACGTCTCTGGTTATCCAACTCTGAAAATCTTCCGCAAGGGCAAGCCTTTTGACTACAACGGCCCACGAGAAAAATATG GTATTGTTGACTACATGATTGACCAGGCTGGTCCTCCATCCAAACAGATTCAGGCTACCAAACAGGTACAAGAATTTCTGAAGGATGGCGATGATGTCATAATCATTGGCATCTTTAATGGAGAGATGGACAAAGCCTACCAGCTGTATCAAGATGCTg CTAATGGCTTAAGAGAAGATTACAAGTTTCACCACACCTTCAGCAGTGAGATTGCAAAATTCTTGAAAGTGACTCCTGGAAAACTGGTGGTCATGCAACctgaaaaatttcagtcaaaacatGAGCCCAAAATGAATGTTTTGGATCTTAAA GATTCTACTGATGGGTCTAAAATAAAGGATCACGTGGCAAAACATGCTTTGCCACTAGTTGGTCATCgcaaaacctccaatgatgctAAGAGATATGCTAAGCGTCCTCTAGTGGTTGTCTACTATACTGTAGACTTTAGTTTTGATTATCGTGTTG CTACCCAGTACTGGAGAAGCAAAGTCTTAGAGGTAGCCAAAGACTTCCCTGAATATACTTTTGCCATTTCTGATGAGGAAGATTATTCTTCTGAAATAAAGGATCTGGGGCTGATTGACAGTGGGGAAGATGTTAACGCTGCAATCCTGGATGAGGGTGGCAAGAAATATGCCATGGAACCAGAGGAGTTTGACTCTGATGTGCTCAGGGAATTCATTTTGGCAttcaaaaaag GAAAACTGAAACCTATTGTGAAATCCCAGCCAGTACCAAAAAATAACAAAGGGCCTGTGAAGATTGTGGTGGGTAAAACATTCGACGCCATAGTAATGGATCCAAAGACTGATGTCCTAATAGAGTTCTATGCCCCCTGGTGTGGACACTGCAAGCAACTGGAACCTGTATACGCTGAGCTGGCTAAAAAATATAAGAACCAGAAAAACCTAGTCATTGCCAAGATGGATGCTACTGCCAATGACGTGACAAATGATCACTACAAAGTGGAAGGATTTCCCACCATCTATTTTGCTCCCGGCAACAACAAAAAGAACCCTATTAAATTTGAAGGCGGGAATAGAGACTTAGAGCATTTGAGTAAATTTGTAGAGGAACATGCAACAAAACTAACGAGGACAAAAGAAGAGCTTTAG